The Spirochaetota bacterium region GAACCGCAGCAGGGGTGTGATTCATTTATAATGTCATCGACAACACCAGAAACAGTTGCCTCGGTTTTTGCATTATACATATGATACATCATTCCTTTGCCATGATGATGCTGAGCAAATACTAAAGTAGATACAAAAATAAAACTTAATGTTAAAATTGTTTTTACATTGTACATAATGTTACTCCTTTTTAAGATATTAAGAATATACTTAAATATAATATGTTAAATCATAAATGTCAAGTGGGGTTTCTCATTATTTTAGGATACAGCATTAGAGTAAAGTGATTTTTCTTATTTGGATATTCTTAAAAATATTTTCATATATTGACATTTATTATAATGTTTCATGCTATATTTTTCTGTAATAGCGTTGCTTACAGTATAATTGTAAAACGATTTAATGACATGCATTGTCTAATGGTGTTGCATTAGGGTTTAATTCCTACACTACGTTTTGTACAGTGTTTTCCAAGATGGTTGGCATGTCGCCAAAACAATACCGTAAGGAACACCTAAAAAATGATCAGTTACAAAATCATTGATTTCCATGTGCACTTATTTCCTGATAAAATGTTTGAAGCGCTATGGAAATCGTTTGTAAAAGATTATGGATGGGATGTTATTTATCGCTTATACTATAATGAATGTATTGAATATCTTAAAGAGCATGATGTTGAAAAAATTGTATATTCAAATTATGCTCATAAAGCTGGTGTTGCAAAGCAACTGAATGAATGGAATCTAAAAGTTCTCAATGAACATGATAACGTGTACTGTTTTTGTGCGTTTCATCCTGATGATGATATTACAATTGTACATGAGTTTATTACGCACCCAAAGGT contains the following coding sequences:
- a CDS encoding AraC family transcriptional regulator, which gives rise to MSNGVALGFNSYTTFCTVFSKMVGMSPKQYRKEHLKNDQLQNH